The following are encoded in a window of Gramella sp. MT6 genomic DNA:
- a CDS encoding glycoside hydrolase family 13 protein, translating into MKRLLYLLAFIMSFSSNGQIEKIEPPFWWSDMNLPELQIMFYGKDIAEFNVSADEPVIINNVRRTENPNYLFVTINSADLKAGDYTFSFNKKGESSFEQEYELKNREMGSAERNGFDASDAMYLIMPDRFANGDLNNDSHPEMQEKANRGEQGGRHGGDLQGVIDQLDYLEDLGITALWSTPLLADDDAGYSYHTYAQSDVYKIDPRYGTNEDYRRLADEMHNRDMKLIMDYVTNHWGAEHWMIKDLPTYDWIHQFPGYENSNYRMTTQYDPHRSGRDFKYCVDGWFTSTMPDLNQGNPLVQNYLIQNAIWWIEYAGLDGFRVDTYSYNDKEGIAKWTKAIMDEYPDFNIVGEVWMHDQAQISYWQKDSEIGAIQSYNSHLPSVMDFTLHDAISSMFNENESSWDRGMIKAYDNFVNDFLYPDINNLLVFAENHDTNRFNEIYDGDLAKYKMAMSLILTTRGIPQLYYGSEIGMRGDKGKGDGDIRRDFPGGWENDKNNAFTSEGRTETQDAFHSFTKKVLNFRKNNEVLHFGKMLQFLPDNNVYVYFRYNENDRVMVVINNSLESRELDLSRYAEGLKAHVSGTDVISEKTIELKDKLSVEGQTSMIIKLI; encoded by the coding sequence AATAATGTGCGCAGAACCGAAAATCCAAATTACCTTTTTGTCACTATTAATTCGGCCGATCTTAAAGCCGGGGATTATACCTTCAGTTTTAATAAAAAGGGGGAAAGTTCATTTGAACAAGAATATGAATTAAAGAATAGAGAAATGGGTTCGGCGGAAAGAAATGGATTTGATGCCTCAGACGCCATGTACCTGATCATGCCCGATAGATTTGCCAACGGTGATCTCAATAACGATTCTCATCCCGAAATGCAGGAAAAAGCAAACCGTGGAGAACAGGGCGGCCGCCATGGGGGTGACCTTCAGGGAGTGATAGATCAGCTTGATTACCTTGAAGACCTGGGCATCACGGCCTTATGGAGTACACCATTACTTGCAGATGACGATGCGGGTTATTCCTACCATACCTACGCTCAAAGTGATGTATATAAGATAGATCCCAGATATGGTACAAATGAGGATTACCGTAGGCTTGCAGATGAAATGCATAATCGGGACATGAAACTAATTATGGATTATGTAACCAATCACTGGGGAGCAGAGCACTGGATGATCAAAGACCTGCCAACCTATGACTGGATACATCAATTCCCTGGATATGAAAATTCCAATTATCGTATGACCACGCAATACGATCCGCATAGGTCTGGGCGTGATTTTAAATATTGTGTTGATGGATGGTTTACGAGTACGATGCCAGATCTTAATCAGGGAAATCCTCTGGTTCAGAATTACCTCATACAAAATGCGATCTGGTGGATAGAGTATGCTGGTCTGGATGGTTTTAGGGTAGATACTTACTCTTACAATGATAAAGAAGGTATCGCCAAATGGACCAAGGCGATCATGGATGAATATCCTGATTTCAACATTGTTGGAGAGGTTTGGATGCATGATCAGGCACAGATCTCCTACTGGCAAAAGGATAGCGAGATTGGAGCTATACAGAGCTATAATTCTCATTTACCATCGGTGATGGATTTTACATTGCATGATGCGATTAGTTCTATGTTCAATGAAAACGAATCCTCCTGGGATCGCGGAATGATCAAAGCGTACGATAATTTCGTGAATGATTTTTTATATCCTGATATTAATAATCTTCTTGTTTTTGCTGAAAATCATGATACCAATAGATTCAATGAGATCTATGATGGTGATCTGGCCAAATATAAAATGGCTATGAGCCTTATCTTAACTACCCGGGGAATTCCGCAGTTATATTATGGTAGCGAGATAGGAATGCGTGGTGATAAAGGAAAAGGTGATGGGGACATAAGAAGGGATTTTCCTGGCGGTTGGGAAAATGATAAAAATAACGCCTTTACCTCTGAAGGTAGAACCGAAACTCAGGATGCATTTCATTCCTTTACCAAAAAAGTATTGAATTTTAGAAAGAACAATGAAGTATTGCACTTTGGTAAAATGCTGCAATTCCTTCCAGATAACAATGTCTACGTTTATTTCAGATATAATGAGAACGATAGGGTGATGGTAGTTATCAATAATAGCTTAGAAAGCCGGGAACTTGATCTATCCAGGTATGCTGAAGGTTTAAAAGCACACGTTAGTGGGACCGATGTTATTTCAGAAAAAACTATCGAATTAAAGGACAAACTTTCCGTAGAAGGCCAAACCTCTATGATCATTAAATTAATATAA
- a CDS encoding alpha-amylase family glycosyl hydrolase yields the protein MRRLLLAFLTVSLLISCKDEPKKDSVEATGEDTLKLAPIDNEILESAVIYEANIRQYSPEGTFDAFSKDIPQLKELGVKVIWLMPMYPISMKNRKATGGRDVEDIEDPEERKKYLGSYYAISDYTAVNPEHGTMEDFDELVETAHENGMYVILDWVANHTGWDHQWLTDHKDWYTQNEKGEVVDPINDETGESWGWTDVADLNFDNPELREAMIEDMLFWVKEHDIDGFRADAAHSVPTDFWETAAKKIKEEKPVFMLAEADNPKDLFHNAFDMGYNWEGHHLMNSIAKGEKTAKDWDDYMKKIDTTFQDDDYLMNFVTNHDENSWAGTANERMGEASEAMLALTYTLPGMPLIYSGQEYDMDKRLLFFEKDTIPKTKGKVYPILEKLGELKNSTAALHGAKEAAAYSNVETSAEEKVLAFKREKNGSVLYYVANMTAKPVSFTAEISGDFHDYMSNSEFSISEGEEMQFKPWEFKILINN from the coding sequence ATGAGAAGACTTTTATTAGCCTTTTTAACGGTCTCATTGCTTATTTCCTGTAAGGATGAACCTAAAAAAGATTCAGTGGAGGCCACAGGTGAGGATACTTTAAAACTGGCACCTATAGATAATGAGATTCTGGAATCTGCCGTTATCTACGAAGCAAATATCCGTCAATATTCACCTGAAGGTACTTTCGATGCATTTAGCAAGGATATTCCACAACTTAAAGAATTAGGAGTGAAGGTGATCTGGTTAATGCCGATGTATCCTATTTCAATGAAGAACAGGAAAGCCACCGGTGGCCGGGATGTAGAAGATATTGAAGATCCTGAAGAGCGTAAAAAATATTTGGGAAGTTATTATGCGATCTCAGATTATACGGCTGTGAATCCTGAACATGGGACCATGGAAGATTTTGACGAATTGGTAGAAACTGCACACGAGAACGGAATGTATGTTATCCTGGACTGGGTTGCGAACCATACCGGTTGGGATCACCAGTGGCTTACAGATCATAAGGATTGGTATACCCAAAACGAAAAAGGTGAAGTTGTGGATCCAATTAATGATGAGACCGGAGAATCCTGGGGTTGGACAGATGTTGCCGACCTCAATTTTGACAACCCTGAATTGCGTGAAGCGATGATAGAAGACATGTTATTTTGGGTAAAAGAGCATGACATCGACGGATTTAGAGCAGATGCGGCACATTCGGTTCCTACAGATTTCTGGGAAACAGCGGCAAAGAAGATAAAAGAGGAGAAGCCTGTATTTATGCTGGCTGAAGCTGATAATCCTAAAGATCTTTTTCATAATGCCTTTGATATGGGTTATAACTGGGAAGGTCATCATTTGATGAATAGTATTGCCAAAGGCGAAAAAACTGCGAAAGACTGGGACGATTATATGAAGAAGATAGACACGACTTTTCAGGATGATGATTATCTAATGAATTTTGTCACCAACCACGACGAGAACTCCTGGGCCGGAACGGCTAACGAAAGAATGGGAGAAGCTTCAGAGGCCATGCTTGCTTTAACTTATACACTTCCGGGTATGCCTTTGATCTATAGCGGACAGGAATATGACATGGATAAAAGATTATTGTTTTTTGAAAAAGATACGATCCCGAAAACAAAAGGGAAAGTTTATCCGATTTTAGAAAAACTTGGAGAATTGAAAAATAGTACTGCAGCTCTACATGGAGCAAAGGAAGCCGCGGCATATTCTAATGTTGAAACTTCGGCCGAAGAGAAGGTATTAGCTTTCAAAAGAGAGAAAAATGGATCTGTATTATATTATGTAGCTAATATGACGGCGAAACCTGTTTCGTTTACTGCGGAAATTTCAGGGGATTTTCATGATTATATGAGCAACTCTGAGTTCTCAATTTCTGAAGGAGAGGAAATGCAATTTAAACCCTGGGAGTTTAAAATTTTGATAAATAATTAA
- the pfkA gene encoding 6-phosphofructokinase codes for MGEKIKNIAVLTSGGDAPGMNAAIRAVVRACSFYKLECTGVYRGYQGLIEADFETLDARSVRNIINKGGTFLKSTRSEEFKTKEGRKKAYENLKANSVDGLVVIGGDGTFTGGQIFSQEFNFPIVGIPATIDNDINGTDYTLGYDTALNTVVEAIDKIRDTASSHNRLFLIEVMGRDAGDIALNSGIGAGAEEILIPEENLGAERLIESLRKSKKSGKTSSIIVVAEGEKSGKNIFELASYIEENLDEYEIRVSVLGHIQRGGSPSCFDRVLASKLGVGAVEALMENKTEIMIGIHHQKVVHVDLVTAIKGDAKIDKELRRVADITSV; via the coding sequence ATGGGTGAAAAAATTAAAAACATTGCGGTTTTAACATCAGGAGGAGATGCTCCTGGAATGAATGCTGCAATTAGAGCAGTAGTTCGTGCATGTTCGTTCTATAAACTTGAGTGCACCGGAGTTTACAGAGGTTATCAGGGGCTTATTGAAGCTGATTTCGAAACACTTGATGCTCGCTCTGTGAGAAATATCATCAATAAAGGAGGAACTTTTTTAAAATCTACACGTTCCGAGGAGTTTAAAACCAAAGAAGGAAGAAAAAAGGCTTATGAGAACCTCAAGGCGAACAGCGTTGATGGGCTTGTAGTTATTGGGGGTGATGGTACATTTACCGGAGGGCAGATTTTTAGCCAGGAATTCAATTTCCCTATCGTGGGAATTCCCGCAACCATAGATAACGACATTAATGGTACCGATTATACGCTAGGATATGATACTGCTTTGAATACGGTGGTAGAAGCGATCGATAAGATTCGCGACACTGCCAGTTCACATAACAGGCTTTTCCTTATCGAAGTTATGGGAAGAGATGCTGGTGATATCGCCTTGAATAGCGGTATTGGAGCAGGAGCAGAGGAGATTCTGATCCCGGAAGAAAACCTGGGAGCAGAAAGACTTATTGAGTCTCTACGAAAGAGTAAAAAATCAGGAAAGACTTCCAGTATAATTGTTGTCGCCGAAGGTGAAAAAAGTGGTAAGAACATATTTGAGCTTGCCAGCTATATTGAGGAGAATCTGGACGAATATGAAATTAGAGTTTCAGTTCTTGGTCATATCCAGCGTGGTGGATCACCAAGTTGTTTTGACCGTGTCCTGGCCAGTAAACTGGGTGTAGGCGCTGTAGAAGCTCTTATGGAAAATAAAACTGAAATAATGATAGGGATACATCACCAAAAAGTGGTGCATGTAGACCTGGTTACCGCAATTAAAGGTGACGCGAAAATAGATAAAGAATTAAGAAGGGTGGCAGACATCACTTCTGTATAA
- the gap gene encoding type I glyceraldehyde-3-phosphate dehydrogenase, with amino-acid sequence MSTKIGINGFGRIGRIAFRIAAQNDNVEVVAINDLLDVDHLAYLLKYDSVHGKYNGTVEVKDGNLFVDGKKIRVTSEKNPADLKWGDINAEVVLDCTGIFTDKDNAKAHLDAGARKVVISAPSKTAPMFVMGVNHQDVTKDDHIVSNASCTTNCLAPLAKVIDDEFGLVEGLMTTVHASTSTQFTVDSPSKKNFRLGRSAMANIIPSSTGAAVAVTKVIPSLKGKLTGMAFRVPTTDVSVVDLTVRTEKSTSYDEIKAAFKKASEGAFKGVISYTEEEVVSQDFVSDAHTCNFDAGAGIALNDNFFKLIAWYDNEYGYSAKLVDLAAHVATL; translated from the coding sequence ATGAGTACAAAAATTGGAATAAACGGATTTGGGCGAATAGGAAGAATTGCTTTTCGTATTGCCGCTCAAAATGACAATGTTGAGGTAGTAGCTATTAATGATCTTCTGGACGTAGATCACCTGGCTTATTTACTAAAATATGATTCTGTACACGGAAAATATAATGGTACTGTTGAGGTAAAAGATGGAAACCTATTTGTTGACGGGAAAAAGATCAGAGTAACTTCTGAAAAAAATCCTGCAGACCTTAAATGGGGAGATATTAATGCTGAAGTGGTTCTTGATTGTACAGGAATTTTTACAGATAAAGATAATGCTAAAGCACATTTAGATGCAGGAGCAAGAAAAGTAGTTATTTCTGCCCCTTCTAAAACTGCACCGATGTTCGTGATGGGAGTAAACCACCAGGACGTGACTAAAGATGATCATATTGTATCTAACGCATCGTGTACTACCAACTGTCTTGCACCACTTGCAAAAGTGATCGACGATGAGTTTGGATTAGTTGAAGGACTTATGACTACTGTTCATGCTTCTACCTCTACTCAGTTCACCGTAGATTCTCCTTCTAAAAAGAACTTTAGACTGGGAAGAAGCGCTATGGCTAATATTATCCCAAGTTCAACCGGAGCGGCAGTTGCGGTAACTAAGGTAATTCCTTCGCTAAAAGGAAAACTAACAGGTATGGCATTTAGAGTTCCAACTACAGATGTTTCTGTGGTAGATCTTACTGTTCGTACAGAAAAGAGCACATCTTACGATGAAATTAAAGCTGCCTTCAAAAAAGCTTCAGAAGGAGCCTTTAAAGGGGTGATCTCTTATACTGAAGAAGAGGTGGTAAGCCAGGATTTCGTATCAGATGCTCATACATGTAATTTTGATGCCGGAGCGGGAATCGCTTTAAATGATAATTTCTTCAAGCTAATCGCATGGTACGATAACGAGTATGGATACTCGGCTAAACTTGTTGATCTTGCTGCACACGTAGCTACTCTATAA
- a CDS encoding BadF/BadG/BcrA/BcrD ATPase family protein gives MILIADGGSTKCDWILLNNEGEQIFKTRTKGLNPAVFKEPVLEERLSENPELAEVKDKVEKVHFYGAGCGTPTPRELLKSIIANYFTNADEVLVMEDMVAAVYAATTEPGIVCILGTGSNSCYYDGEKIHQAVDSLGYILMDEASGNYFGKRLIRDYYYKRMPPEIAEKFEDKFDLNSDTIKMNLYRKENPNTYLAHFAEFIFTNERNGYFYKLLHEGLTDFVHSRVLSYPQVTSVPVHFIGTIAFFSEDIIRAVLQPYGIKLGNIVRRPIDALIEYYRQNVIKVS, from the coding sequence ATGATCTTAATTGCTGATGGAGGTTCCACTAAATGCGACTGGATACTTCTAAATAATGAAGGAGAACAGATTTTCAAAACCAGAACAAAAGGTTTGAATCCTGCGGTTTTTAAGGAACCGGTTCTGGAAGAAAGACTTTCCGAAAATCCGGAGCTTGCAGAAGTGAAAGATAAGGTGGAAAAGGTCCATTTCTATGGTGCCGGTTGCGGTACCCCAACTCCTCGAGAATTATTGAAAAGTATTATCGCTAACTATTTTACCAATGCAGATGAAGTATTGGTGATGGAAGATATGGTGGCAGCAGTATATGCTGCTACTACTGAACCAGGAATCGTTTGTATTCTAGGTACAGGATCTAATAGTTGCTATTATGATGGAGAAAAAATTCATCAGGCGGTAGATTCCCTGGGTTATATTCTAATGGATGAAGCTAGCGGAAACTACTTTGGGAAACGACTTATTCGTGATTATTATTATAAGCGAATGCCTCCTGAAATAGCTGAAAAGTTCGAGGATAAATTCGATCTTAATTCTGATACTATTAAGATGAACCTTTATAGAAAGGAAAATCCTAATACATATCTCGCGCATTTTGCTGAATTCATTTTTACCAATGAGCGCAATGGGTATTTCTATAAACTTTTACATGAAGGTTTAACAGATTTTGTGCATTCAAGAGTTTTATCTTATCCACAGGTTACATCTGTACCGGTTCATTTTATAGGGACTATAGCTTTCTTTAGTGAAGATATTATAAGAGCTGTTCTACAACCTTATGGTATTAAACTTGGTAATATTGTAAGAAGGCCAATAGATGCACTCATTGAATATTATAGACAAAATGTGATTAAAGTTTCCTAA
- a CDS encoding HAMP domain-containing sensor histidine kinase gives MTVASEILKRNSSQIMENWESLVKKEIPASNISSDLALRNQLPNVLEDIADIIDLYDEFSELEKNKKYEAILKNSYDHGRHRATTSHYTLQQILKEYVIFHKVLTETLVKNKVYTKKVGNTLKYTLETAMLTSATSFSDSLQEMREKLIGTLAHDIRNPISAAYFALDVINSSDDKERIESLKTMGLRSLKKSLDLVEGLLDAISVKAGEGITLNFSEIDLVREIRWVYKEASEIYNNEINFECKEKEIIGIFDGTALRRVVENLVANAVKYGSRNSKIAMMIENAVDEVVIKVHNIGKPINKSSQSEIFEFLNRGSKSQNSELAGWGMGLTLVKSVALAHGGKVTLESNKEQGTTFSIILKKNFNQPGKVRTELNYSPN, from the coding sequence ATGACAGTCGCTTCAGAAATATTAAAACGAAATAGTTCTCAGATCATGGAGAATTGGGAGTCTTTGGTGAAAAAAGAAATCCCTGCGTCTAATATTTCAAGCGATCTTGCATTAAGGAATCAATTACCAAATGTTCTGGAAGATATTGCCGATATTATTGATCTCTATGATGAATTTTCGGAATTAGAAAAGAATAAAAAGTATGAGGCTATTCTAAAGAATAGCTATGATCATGGCCGGCACAGGGCTACAACTTCGCATTACACCTTGCAGCAAATCCTCAAGGAATATGTTATTTTTCATAAGGTTCTTACCGAAACACTTGTAAAGAACAAGGTATATACTAAGAAAGTAGGCAATACACTGAAGTATACATTGGAGACCGCTATGCTCACCTCTGCTACCTCATTTAGTGATTCTTTGCAGGAAATGCGGGAAAAACTTATTGGTACCCTTGCCCACGATATTAGAAATCCTATCTCAGCTGCTTATTTCGCTTTAGATGTGATCAATTCCAGTGATGATAAGGAAAGGATAGAAAGTCTTAAAACCATGGGGTTGCGAAGTCTTAAAAAATCTCTGGATCTCGTTGAAGGTCTTCTGGATGCTATCAGTGTTAAGGCCGGTGAGGGAATAACCCTGAACTTTTCTGAAATCGATCTGGTAAGAGAAATAAGGTGGGTTTATAAGGAAGCGTCAGAGATCTATAATAATGAAATCAATTTTGAATGTAAGGAGAAAGAGATCATCGGAATTTTTGATGGCACGGCATTACGACGGGTGGTAGAAAATCTAGTTGCTAATGCTGTCAAATATGGTTCAAGAAATTCGAAGATAGCAATGATGATAGAAAATGCTGTTGACGAGGTTGTTATCAAGGTTCATAACATTGGTAAGCCAATTAATAAAAGCAGCCAGTCTGAGATTTTTGAATTCCTGAATAGGGGATCAAAATCACAAAATTCTGAACTGGCAGGCTGGGGTATGGGCCTCACTTTAGTTAAAAGTGTAGCTTTGGCTCATGGAGGTAAGGTTACTTTAGAAAGCAACAAAGAACAGGGAACTACATTTTCAATTATACTGAAGAAAAATTTTAATCAACCTGGAAAGGTTCGAACAGAACTCAATTATTCACCCAATTAA
- a CDS encoding YifB family Mg chelatase-like AAA ATPase yields the protein MLVKVYGSAVFGVEATTITVEVNVASGIGYHLVGLPDNAVKESSYRIAAALQNNKLKLPGKKIIINMAPADLRKEGSAYDLTFALGILAASQQIKADNISDYLIMGELSLDGSLQPIRGALPIAIQAKKEGFKGFILPEQNAREAAIVSGLEVYGVKNITQVIDFFDKGLDLERTVINTRETFYNDLNNLEYDFADVKGQESIKRCMEIAAAGGHNIILIGPPGAGKTMLAKRLPTILPPMTLQEALETTKIHSVAGRIKDSIGLMSQRPFRSPHHTISDVALVGGGAYPQPGEISLSHNGVLFLDELPEFKRGVLEVMRQPLEDREVTISRAKFTVTYPSSFMLVASMNPSPGGYFNDPGAPVSSSPFEMQRYLSKISGPLLDRIDIHIEVTPVPFDKLSEERRGESSVNIRERVTKAREIQNTRFADVDHIHYNAQMGPKQIREFCKLEDSSKLLLKTAMERLNLSARAYDRILKVSRSIADLEGSESIKGDHISEAIQYRSLDREGWLA from the coding sequence ATGCTCGTAAAGGTATATGGCAGTGCTGTTTTTGGAGTTGAAGCCACCACTATCACAGTAGAGGTAAATGTGGCATCGGGTATTGGGTATCACCTTGTAGGGCTTCCCGATAATGCCGTAAAGGAATCGAGTTATCGTATTGCGGCCGCTCTGCAGAATAATAAATTGAAATTACCCGGTAAGAAGATCATTATCAATATGGCCCCGGCAGATCTTCGGAAAGAGGGCTCAGCCTATGATCTTACTTTTGCCCTTGGAATTTTGGCGGCATCGCAACAGATCAAAGCTGATAATATTTCAGATTATCTAATAATGGGAGAGCTTTCCCTGGATGGCAGTTTGCAACCCATTCGTGGTGCCTTACCTATAGCAATACAGGCAAAAAAAGAAGGTTTTAAAGGCTTTATTCTTCCAGAACAGAATGCCCGTGAAGCAGCTATCGTTTCAGGGTTGGAGGTGTATGGGGTGAAGAATATTACCCAGGTTATCGATTTTTTTGATAAAGGCCTGGATCTGGAAAGAACCGTGATTAATACCCGCGAAACTTTCTACAATGATCTGAATAATTTAGAATATGATTTTGCCGATGTGAAAGGCCAGGAATCCATAAAACGCTGTATGGAGATAGCTGCTGCCGGTGGACATAATATTATTCTAATTGGTCCTCCGGGAGCTGGAAAGACCATGCTTGCAAAACGTCTACCTACTATTCTTCCGCCTATGACCCTGCAGGAAGCTCTGGAAACTACCAAGATTCACAGCGTTGCTGGAAGAATAAAGGATAGTATTGGTTTAATGTCTCAAAGACCGTTCAGGAGTCCGCATCATACGATTTCTGATGTGGCGCTTGTTGGAGGCGGGGCTTATCCGCAACCCGGTGAAATATCACTTTCTCATAATGGAGTTTTATTTCTTGACGAGCTACCCGAATTCAAGCGGGGAGTACTGGAGGTTATGCGTCAACCTTTGGAAGACCGGGAAGTCACCATTTCCAGGGCTAAATTTACAGTTACCTATCCTTCCAGTTTTATGCTCGTAGCCAGTATGAACCCAAGTCCCGGTGGATATTTTAATGATCCCGGGGCACCTGTATCTTCTTCTCCTTTTGAAATGCAGAGATATCTGAGCAAGATAAGCGGACCGCTACTGGATAGAATAGATATCCATATAGAAGTCACTCCTGTTCCCTTTGATAAATTAAGTGAAGAAAGGCGTGGAGAAAGCAGCGTTAATATACGTGAACGGGTGACTAAGGCCCGTGAGATCCAGAACACACGCTTTGCAGATGTTGATCATATACATTACAATGCACAGATGGGGCCAAAGCAGATCAGGGAATTCTGCAAACTGGAAGATTCCTCGAAGCTGCTCCTTAAAACGGCTATGGAGCGATTAAATCTTTCTGCTAGAGCTTACGATAGGATCCTCAAGGTTTCAAGAAGTATTGCAGATCTGGAAGGCAGTGAATCTATAAAAGGAGATCATATAAGTGAAGCCATTCAATATAGAAGTTTGGATCGTGAAGGTTGGCTAGCCTGA